In the Flavobacterium sp. 90 genome, CTGCAAAACTGTAAGCATTGAGAAAATAAATAATACAATAACTTTATTTTTAAGTTTATTTATAAACATGATACCATTATTTTTTATTAATGAATGAAAAACTAGAATGAACAATTAACTCCCATAGTATAAATGCTAGGAGAAGGAAAACTATTCACATTTCTGCTTGGATTTGCCGCATCCGTGCCTTTATATGAAGTAATTGTAAATAAGTTCTGTCCCCTTAAAAACAAATTAATGTCAATTTTATCGGTGCCGATGAAAGACCTTTGTGGAATTTTATAAGACAGCGATATATTTTGCAATCTGATGTAAGAAGCATCTACAATATTAGCATCTGAGCTGGTAAATTGATAATAATCCTCCGTAGCAGTTGTCGTAAAAGCCCTTACATTGGTAATATCTCCAGGGTTGCGCCATCTTTCCATAACGGCAATGGGCTGATTCTGCAGTGCCGTTCCGGGAATGTAATCAGTACCCACTCCATAAAACCCTTTTTGTTTTTTAAATGTAAATAAAAAGTCGAATTCTAAATTTTTATAGGTGAAGTTATTCTGTAAACCGCCATAAAACTTTGGTGTTAAATCCACCGGATGCAAATCTTTTGATCCCGGATTAGCATCGATTACACCATTATTATCTAAATCTTCAAAAGAGTATTGACCATTTTGAGGATTAACACCTTTGTATTTAAGTAAAAATTGTATAGTAGTAGGCATACCGACTACATACTGGTATTTATAAGATGGATAATTTTCTAAATCAGCAAATGCAACTACCTTGTTGGTATTTAGACTGATATTAAAGCTTGTTCTCCATTTAAAATCTTTACCACTGATATTATTACTGGTAAAAGTAAATTCCCAACCCTGATTTTGAACAGTAGCAGGAATATTTCCCGGAACCGTACTATTAGAAAAGCCCGTAAAACCAGCAAGAGGAATAGTAACGAGCTGGCTGTCTGATCTTTCCCTATACCATGCTGCATTTAAAGTAATGGCATTATTTAGAAATCCAAGTTCCAGTCCAATATCAGTCTTTTTGTTAACCTGCCAGCTGTAATTTTCATTATAGGGCTGAATCAAATTCAACGTTGGGGTGCCGTCATAATTATACAATGCCTTCCAAAGTTCAATATATTTATAATCACCTGAGCTCGCACTTCCGGTAGTTCCGTAACTTCCACGTAATTTACCAAAACTTAGCCATGAATTATCTCTCAGGAATTCCTCTTCGGTAAAAACCCATGCAGCCCCAATAGAACCGAAATTTCCCTGTTGGGATCCCGATTTAAAACGGGAAGAATAATCGGCTCTTCCTGTAAGGTTTAAAATGTATCTGTCTAACCAGTTATAACGCACTCTTCCATAATAACTGGCAAAACGAAATTGTGAATAATTTGTTTGGGTAAACTGTATCTTACCGCTGCCTAGATCACGCATTAAAGACTCATTGACAAAGCCGTTGGCCTGAATCGATTCTCCGTCCGTAATATTCTCCTGCAAAGTCACTCCCCCCATTATTTGAAGATTTCCTTTACTAATACTGGTATTATAAGTGATCTTAGGTTCTACTATCCAACCATTGAATGCGTTATTTCCAAAACGTGTAATATTATCATATAATGCAGGATCAGAACCTTGGGAAAAAGCCGGTACAAGATTTATCTGTTCCTGATCTGTCGAAGAAAAACCAAAACTGGAAGAGAACTCTAAATTATCCAGAAACTTATAACTCAAATCAAGATTGGTCATGAAATTCCTCGATTTTGCTTCATACCCCTGAAAAAAATTGGTGAAATTATAGGGAATCAAATCCAGTCCATTGGAACCCTGGTTCCATTCATCCCAATTAAGCCTGCCATCCTTATTGAGTATAGAAGGTGCATTGGGTGCTACTGTAAATGAATATGTATTTCCTCCAGGAAGCTTTGTGGTGGTATAAGCATAATTCATCATTATTGAAGAATTAAACTTGCCGTCACTTGATACGTGATTAAAGTTAAACATGCCTGATAACCTGTTATCCTTGAAATCATTTTTAAAACCTTTGGCTACAGGTGGTGTTTCTGAATGAAGGCCCCCACTAAATCTAAAACTATTGTACTCATCTCCTCCTGAATAAGATAATTGCAAATCATTGGTAAGAGAGCCGGCTCCTAGTTCATCCTGCCAGTCTGTATAACGATTAGGGTCCCAATTTACCAAATCCGTAGCATTAGAAGCATTGGGGACGATACCATCATTTTGCAGTGCTTCTCTACGCATTTCAAGATATTGCTTTGTATCGAGCATTTTAATCTTTTTAGGATTCATTTGTACACCGCTGTACGCGCTTACATTAAATGTGCTCTTTTTATTATTTCCTTTTTTGGTTGTAATCAGCACCACTCCATTTGCACCTCTTGAACCATAAATAGCCGTTGCATCACCATCCTTTAGAATACTTATACTTTCAATATCCTGTGGATTAATAAAGTACAAAGGGCTTTGTCCTCCATTAGTTCCCAAAAAACCATTCTGGTTAAGTCCTGAATTATTAACATCTCCATTACTTGTGATCAAAGGAATTCCGTCTATAATATACAGCGGCGTACTCGGGCTCGCCGCGCTATATAAATCCTTTTTTCCTCTAATGGTTATTTGTACCTGGCCGCTGGCGTAACCGCCCGTATTGACAACATCGACTCCCGCAACAGTACCTTCCATAGCTTTTAAAACATTAGAAACTGGCTGCTTTTCAATCTCTTTTTTAGTAATTGTCGATACAGATCCAGTACTGGTTCGCTTTGTTGTTGTACCGTAACCGATAATTACAAGTTCATCCATTTCATTTTTTTCCAATTCTAAAACGGCATTGATTATACTTTTTCCTGCAACTTTTATAATCTGTGTTTTGAAACCAACAAAACTAAATTTAAGTGCAGTCTCTAAATTAACAACCGTAATCTCGTAATCTCCATTAAAATCTGTAGTGACAATAGTGCTAGATTGAGTATCAGATACAGTTGTCCCGGGAAGGGGTATGCCTTGGGCATCTGTCACTTTACCTTTTACAATTGAAACATTGCTGTTTTTTTTAATTGGAATAATTTCTTCCGGAACAGTCACTTTTTTAGCCATTAAGACCACGTGCGTACCCGATATTTTATATTCCGTACTGGTATTTTTAAAAATCAATTTTAAAACCGTTTCAATGTTTTCATTTTTTACCTTTATATTAATGCTCCGATCTAAATCGACTGATTTAACATTATAGACAAAATTAAAATCAGTGGTACTTTCAATTTTTTCGATAACTTTTGCTACTGACATATTGTTGATATTCAAAGAAACTTTCGTCTTCTGTGAATAACCAACACTCGCCTGAATAACGGACATCGCTGTAAATAAAAATAATGTGGTGAGTTTCATTTTTAAATCAAATTTCAAAAAAGGTTTGTCAAACCTGATTGGGTTTAAGAGTTTTTTCATACTTTTAAATGTTTTTATTTGTGGTTGGTTAATTAACTGATCGCTTTTATATGGCCGGAAAATGTTAGAGCATTTTCCGGTTTTTTTTTATTACAATCGTATTCTTTTTAAATATTTTTTTTTACATAAACATTCTTTTTGATCTATTTTATAATTATTTTATCTTCCTCAATTGTATAATCAATAGCATAACTATCGCTTAAATATTTCAAGACTACTTCAATAGGCTCATTGTCAAAACGGGCATTAAAAACCTCTTTACCTAACATCCTGTTTTGATTTATAAAAGTGATATTATATTCTCTTTCGAGTTTTTTGATAATATTATCAAAAGAAGCATTCTTAAAAACTAAAATCCCCTTTACCCAATCGGTATAAAGTTCCGTATCTACTTGTTCTGTTGTAATTTTTTGCTGCCCTGTTAGGGAAGATCCTTTTAATCCCGGAGTTAAATAAACCTGATTGGAATTCGTTTTTTTATCTTTATAAAGCGAAACTTTACCCTCTACAAGAACAACATTTGTAGAAAAATCTTCTCTATAGTTATTGACATTAAATTTTGTTCCTAAAACCTCAACATTCAAATCCTGAGCATTTACGGTAAAAGGATGTTTTTTATCTTTTGTAACTTCGAAAAAAGCTTCACCTGTTAAGTATACCTCACGACCATGATCTTTTAAAAAACGGACCGGATATCTAAGTGAAGATCCCGAGTTTAAATGCACAATGGTTCCATCTGATAATGCAACTTCAAATTTTTTACCATACGGTATCTTTAAAGTGTTATAAACTAATTCAGACCCCGAAAAAATATTTGAATAAGCTAACTTATTTTTATCCTGCTTACCAATTACTTTTCCAAACTTATCGGTAAGATTTTGAGAATTGGAAGGATTGATAACCTGTACCTCTCCATTGTCCATCTGCAGTACAATAACATCTTCTCTTGGAACAACAATATTTTGTTTAGAATTTGAAAAATTTAAATTTTTATAATAATATACACCTGCTAAAAATAACATCAAAATAGCTGCGTATTTAAAATACGAACGCGTACGAGATTTATAAAAAATACTTTTTTCTGTTTTTATTTTGTCCATTAGCTCTTTTTTTAATAGAACAGGATCGAAAGTATTACTTGTATAATCAATTAAATAATTGACTTTTACAAAATCTTTAAACACGATTTGATTCTCTTTATCCTCAAGCCACTTGGTAAGAATTTCAATTTCTTCAATCGAAGCTTCATTGGTGATAAACTTAACAATTAGTCTCTCTGACTTTTTCAATGTCATTTTATATGTTTTTTTATATTAATACGAAGCCGAAATACAAAACCCTAACAATTTGGTAATCTTTTTTTAATTATTGTTAATTATTTCGTAATTTGAAAGTAAAAACTCTCATAATTTAATTACATAAGATAGTTTTATAGTAATATGCAAAGCTAAAAATCCATAAATGACATTTTATTAAAAAGACAAAACTTTCATTTTTACAATTAATATTTATCAGAATACAAGATTTAACTAATTATATTCAATAAAAAAGCAACTTTAAAGATAAAGATTTATTTATATATTTGCCTTCATGAAAAACAAGGTATATGATAATGATACGCTGATCGAATCTTTAAAAAATGGAGACGAAAAAGCCTATGCTTATTTAATTGACACCTATCACCATATGCTTTGCGTATATGCCAACAGCCTTATAAAAAATATTTACAATGCAGAAGACATAGTTCAAAATGCTTTTTTAAAGTTATGGGAACAGCGCACAAGTTTAAAATCCGATTATACCATAAAAAACTTTTTATACAAATTGGTTTACAACGAATTCATTGATGTATACAGAAAAAATCAATCTCTTTTCTCGCTTGAAAAAACCTATCATGACACTTTAAATGTAATAGTTCAGCAAGACAACGAAGAATCTTTTGAAAACGCGATAAACATTGTAAATAAAAAAATCGAAAACCTTCCTCCTAAATGCAAAGAAATTTTTATTCTTAGTAAAAAAGAAGGATTGACCAACGTTGAAATATCAGAGCATCTCGACATATCCATTAAAACAGTTGAAGCGCAGATAACCAAAGCTTTTTCTATTTTGCGTACATCACTTCAGGAGAAAATAAAAAACTTTCTTTTTTTATTATTTGGAAATAGAAAACTGTACCGCTAATTATTCTGACGATAAAAAAAGCATTTTATCAAACAAGGCATTTCTAAAAAATTTAAAACTATTTAAAAAAGGAAACTGATACCGGTAAAATGAACTTTAACAGCTTTATTGTTTTTTTTACCAACAATTCTGCATTTTTAATCTCAACCTCATAAAATAAATTCAAACTCCCGCCATTTTAATATTTAGCCGTTCAATAAATTAAAAATCGTAACCGTTAATTTAGAATACTTATTCAAAAAACTTAGTTCGTCCAAAAACGAATAACTTCCTTTACTTTTCTACTACCAACTTTATCAAATAATCATCCCCGTTTTTACATTTATACTTGTTTCACTAAAATATAAACATTGTGTTTTACTGCTAAATAAAATCAGTGTAGAGAAAATCTTTTTTGCATGTAAAAACTTTCAAATTGTGAAAAAACCAACAATAATTAAAAAAAGATTATCAAATTGTTAGGGTATTGCATTTCGGCTTCGTTTAAATATAAAAAAAACCATAAAAAACTAACAAAAGAAAACAGCCCTTTTCTTGTATAATACTACAATTTAAATTTAGAAGAAACCAAGTCAAATTACAATTACTACATGAAAAAAAATAATCTTCAGTTATTATTAATTATTATAACTATATCATTTTCAGCTATTAGTTTTTCTCAGGAAAAACCAAAGGGTTTTATTATTTCAGGAAAACTTAGTAACTTAAAACAATATCCCGATGCTGTTTTTATAAAGAGTATGGAAAATCCCGATATTTCATATCGAGTTCCTGTTGTAAATGGAAAATATGTTATCAAAGGAATACTTAACGGACCCACACAGTTTAATCTCAATCCTATTTACAATACCAAAAAAGAAAAACCCAAGGATATAAACTCTATAATATTTGTTTATATCGACAATAGCCATACAACCATTGAACATAAAAATAGTTTTAGTAATTTACAAGTGAACGGTTCGCAGGCTCAATTGGAATTCGATACTTTAGATAAGCAGATTCAGAAGAGTATTTCTGAAGGGGCAACCGAGGAGCAGATCAATGAACTTAGAAGAAAATTTTTATCGGACAATCCTACTTCTCCAATTTCGGTTTATGTGCTTAGAAATTTTTCAGAAATATTAAGTCAAAACAGAAATATTTCTTTTGAGGATATCCCTTTTAGTTTACAGAACAGCTATCTTTTGTACGCCGGGCGTTATGATTATAAAAAAGCCTTACCAATCCTGAAAAAACTTCCTGAATCTCTGCTGCAATCCGATGCAGGTATGACATTCAATAAAGATATGGAGTTTGCAAAACTAGACCTTGATGCTGCACCTTATCGTGCAAAAATTGACAGTCTTATCGCAATTCATAGTACCGCAATAAAAAGTAAGAATTTAAAAGAGGCTTCCGATCTGGAAAAAGAAATGCTGGTTATTGAATCTGCCATGTACACCGATGTTTATGAAGCTTATATCATTAAAATGCCGTCCTCGGCTATTGCATTTCCTGTTCTGGAAAGGATAGCACAAAGCAATTTTAATGATCCTGTAAAGACAAAGTTATTTTTTGACAAACTATCAGAAACTGCCAAAGCTACAAATGAGGCAAAAGATTTTAAGGCTCGTCTTGATATCGCACTAAAAACATCAGCTATTGGAATGCCAGCTGCTGATTTTACCCAGCCTGATGTTTCAGGAAAACCTGTTGCTTTATCTTCTTATCGTGGAAAATATATTCTGCTGGATTTTTGGGCAAGCTGGTGCGGTCCCTGCAGGGCTGAAAATCCAAATATGATAAAGTTGTATAATGAATATAAGGACAAGGACTTCACGATTATCAGCGTATCGCTAGATACTGACAAAGTAAAATGGCTAAAAGCTATTAAGACTGACAATCTTCCATGGGTACAGCTATCAGATCTTAAAAAAGAAAATGCGGCAGCAAAACAGTATGCTATACTGGGGATACCTGCAAATATACTCATCAACAAAGAGGGAGTTGTAGTAGGTAAAAATCTTTTTGGTGATACTCTCGGAGCAAGACTTTCAGAAATTATAAAATAATAACGCACTCCACTACTATAAAAAATATTAAGTACGACCTCAACAAAATCATATTCATCGTCTTTAAAATTTAGAACTTAAGTCGTTTCAATTAATTATTTAAAACTTTTAATTTTTTCAAAACTTTTACACATGCAAAAACACACTAACGCAAGGCAAACCTCTGCAAGGATCACTTTTAGGTCAATTGCATTTTGTCTATTCTTTATTAGTTATGGCTTATTGGCACAAAAAGCAATGCCGGCTGACAATGAAAAAATACCACTTGATAAGGCTGTAAGAACAGGTAAATTACCCAATGGTTTCACCTATTATATTCGCAGGAATTTAAAACCTGAAGGACGTGTAAGCCTTTATCTCGCTAATAAGGTAGGGGCCATACAAGAGGATGAAGATCAACTTGGTGCAGCACACTTTCTGGAGCACATGAACTTCAACGGTACGGTAAATTTTCCAAAAAATGAGTTGGTAGACTATTTGCAGAAAATTGGAGTTAGCTTTGGAGCGGATCTAAATGCCATGACCACTTTTGACGCGACAATCTACCAATTGCCAATCCCGACTGATAATCCTGAATTTATAAAAAAAGGACTGACTATCATGCACGACTGGGCACAGGGAGCCTCATTGGAAACAGATGAAATCAATGCTGAACGCGGTATCATTCTGGAAGAAATGAGATCCAGAGATAATGTAATGCAGCGTACCATGATGCAGTATACTCCTGTGGTTTTAAATCAATCAAAATATGCATCAAGATGGCCTATAGGCACAGAAGAATCGATTAAAAAAATGACGCCCGAAGCTATCAGAAGATTCCATCATGACTGGTATCGTCCTAATCTTCAGGCATTAGTTGTCGTTGGAGATATTAATGTTGACGAAATGGAAAAACAGATCCGTAAACAATTTTCCGATTTGAAAAATCCTGTCAATGAAAGATCCGCAGAAGTCGATAAAGTAAAATTAGCTGGAAAAAACAATTTTATTTCAATAACTGACAAAGAAGCTGACGGAACTATGATTATGGTTGTAGTAAAAACACCAGAAATAGTTGTCCGTACTATTGCTGATTATAAAGAAACTTTTAAGCGACAGATCTTCAATGATATCATGAGTGATAGGTACAATGTTGTATCACTGAATGACAATCTGCAATTCATCGGTGCAACAGTTAATATTTCTCCTTTTCTTGGAAAAATCGATTTATTAAGCGGTATGGTTGCTCTTAAACCCGGACAATATGAAGACGGGTTTAAGGCTATGTGGCGTGAACATGAAATAGCAAAACGTTTTGGCTTTACAGAAAACGAAATAAAAACCTCTAAAAAAAGTATACTCGATGGTCTTGCATTAGCTCTGATTGAAAAAAGTAATGCTCAATCTTCAGGCTACGTAGATGAATATGTAAGAGTATTTTTAACTGATGAAGCCGCTGCTGGTATTGTAAAAGAAAATGAGATTTCGATTGCAGCAGTAAATGAGATAACTCAGGCAGATATGCATGAATTTATCAAACGTATGATGTCTGATACCAATCGTGACATTATTATTACCTCTGCCGAAAAATATAAGGACGTATTGCCTAATCAGGCTGCAGTAGAATCCTGGATGCAGGAGGTGGCAAAAGAAGACCTAAAACCTTATAACGACAAAAAAGACAACAGGCCTCTAATGGCAAAGAAACCAAGTCCTGGAAAAGTAAAATCAACAAAATCAATAGCTTCTTTAAGTATTACAGAATTGACACTGAGCAACGGTCTTAAAGTGATCCTCAAACCAACAAAATACAGAAATGATCAAATTGTAATTAATGGCTTTGGCCCAGGAGGAACCTCTATCTATAGTGATGCCGACTTTGAATCTGCCGCTAATGCCACCGAGTTAATTTCGGGAGCAGGAGTTGGAGAATTCAGTAAAATTGATATTTCTAAAATTTCAATGGCCAACCAGATGGGTATCAACCCTATTATCGATGAGAATTATCAGGAACTAATGGGTTCTTGCATTACCTCAAGCTTGGAAAAACAACTTCAGCTTATTCATCTTTACATGGCCAAGCCCAAGCTCGATACCAATTATTATGCTAATTGGGTTGATCGTACCAAAGCAGAATTAGCAGAACCATCAAACAGTCCTCAAAGCAGCAGCAATGATACTATTATTAGTGTATTTCATAATTATAATCCCAGGTTCAAAACTGCTACTATTGAAGACCTAAAGAAAATAAACATAAACAGAGCTTTCGAAATATATAAAGAGCGTTTTGGGAATGCCCGTAATTTTACCTTTGTCATCATTGGAAGTTTCAATCCCAAAACCATAACACCTTTATTGGAGACATATCTGGGTTCGCTTCCCTCTCTGCCAAACAAAGACAGTATCGTTAATCTGAATATACATCCGGCTCCTGGCAAGATTACAAAAATGGTATACAAAGGCAATGGAAATTTGTCAAACGTTACGATGATTTTCAGTGGAAAGTATAGTTATGGTGTTAAAAACAATATGCAACTCATTGCTCTTAAAAGTATTCTGGACTATAAACTTACAGAGCGTCTGCGCGAGATTGAAAGCGGGGTTTACTCACCGAGTGTAAGTGTTAACTACAGCAAAATTCCGAATAATGATTACTCCGTATTCATTAGTTTTAGCTGTTCGCCTGATAACTATGAAAGACTTATTGCGGCGACTCTTGATGAAGTCAAAAAATTAAAAGACAACGGCGCGCTGCTCACAGATATAGAAAAATTCCATGAGGAGTCTATGAGACATCATCAGATTATGCTAAAAGAAAATTATTTCTGGATGTCTTATATAACAAGATCCTATAAAAACGGAGATAACCTCGAGAATATACTAGAATATGAAAAAAATATAAAAAACATTCAGGCAAATAATATAAAAGAAGCAGCAAATACTTTCCTTAGTGGGGATAACCTGATAAAAGTTATTCTTTTACCGGAGAATTATGCGACTAAATCTAACAAATAAAAATAGCTTTGGAGTTCTGACCTGAACAATACAACACTCTTTAAGCCACGCCTTTCAGAACAACATTAAAAAGAAAAAGTAGCGGCCCAGCGCGGTCGCTACTTTTTTTATTTTCAATCGAATAACTTTTATTGCTAAAATTATATTTTTAGAACAGGGATGAAGAATAAAAACGGATTTTATCGGATAGTGATAGTGGATTTATTTTGAATAATCGGACTCGTTTAAATCAAATCAAGAATTCATCTATTAAAATTGAAAACATTTCATTTTGAACAATTTGCCAATACTAAACAGCACAAATTTCAGTAAAATTAACAACATAATTGTTTATTCATACTCCTCAAAGTTCATGTATTGATAATAAATCCAAAACAGCTTCAGAGTATTTGCTTATCAGGAGCGATTATAATTTATCTAAACAAAAATTCTTCTTTCATTCATCATTTCATTAACACTATTGGAAACCTCTTCAATAATCTGCTGACTTTTGTGATTGATTAATACCTTATCAATTAAAGCAACTATTTTCTCCATATCTGCTTCAATTAAACCTCTAGTTGTAATTGCAGCTGTTCCAATACGAATTCCCGAAGTTTCAGATGGTAATTTCTCATCAAATGGAATCATATTTTTATTTACCGTGATTTCAGCTCTTACCAATGCATTTTCAGCATCTTTACCGGAAATACCTTTATTAGTCAAATCAATTAACATCATATGATTATCCGTGCCTCCCGAAACAATGCTGTATCCCTTTTTTAAAAAAGCATCCGCCATAGCCTTTGCATTTTTTTGTATTTGCGTTGCATAAACATAGAATTCCTCTTGTAAGGCCTCTCCAAATGCAACTGCTTTCGCAGCTATAATATGCATCAGCGGACCTCCCTGATTACCGGGAAATACCGCCAAATCTAATAATGTAGACATCATTCTGATTTCTCCTTTTAAATTTGTGGATCCACACGGATCTTCAAAGTCTTTACCCATTAAAATCAACCCTCCACGTGGCCCACGCAACGTTTTGTGAGTAGTTGTCGAAACGATATGACAATGAGGTATTGGGTTATTCAATAATCCCTTAGCGATAAGTCCTGCGAGATGTGAAATATCGGCAAATAAAATTGCCCCAACACTATCAGCAATCACTCTAAAACGTTCAAAATCCAAATCACGAGAATAAGTTGACGCTCCAGCAATGATTAATTTCGGCTTTTCTTTTAACGCAATTTCTTGAATCTTATCGTAATCTAAAAGTTTAGTTTCTTTATCTACACCATAAAATACAGGATTATACAACTGCCCTGAAAAATTTGCAGGCGAACCATGAGTAGAGTGTCCTCCATGGGATAAATTAAATCCCAAAATAGTATC is a window encoding:
- a CDS encoding RNA polymerase sigma-70 factor, translated to MKNKVYDNDTLIESLKNGDEKAYAYLIDTYHHMLCVYANSLIKNIYNAEDIVQNAFLKLWEQRTSLKSDYTIKNFLYKLVYNEFIDVYRKNQSLFSLEKTYHDTLNVIVQQDNEESFENAINIVNKKIENLPPKCKEIFILSKKEGLTNVEISEHLDISIKTVEAQITKAFSILRTSLQEKIKNFLFLLFGNRKLYR
- a CDS encoding TlpA disulfide reductase family protein, with protein sequence MKKNNLQLLLIIITISFSAISFSQEKPKGFIISGKLSNLKQYPDAVFIKSMENPDISYRVPVVNGKYVIKGILNGPTQFNLNPIYNTKKEKPKDINSIIFVYIDNSHTTIEHKNSFSNLQVNGSQAQLEFDTLDKQIQKSISEGATEEQINELRRKFLSDNPTSPISVYVLRNFSEILSQNRNISFEDIPFSLQNSYLLYAGRYDYKKALPILKKLPESLLQSDAGMTFNKDMEFAKLDLDAAPYRAKIDSLIAIHSTAIKSKNLKEASDLEKEMLVIESAMYTDVYEAYIIKMPSSAIAFPVLERIAQSNFNDPVKTKLFFDKLSETAKATNEAKDFKARLDIALKTSAIGMPAADFTQPDVSGKPVALSSYRGKYILLDFWASWCGPCRAENPNMIKLYNEYKDKDFTIISVSLDTDKVKWLKAIKTDNLPWVQLSDLKKENAAAKQYAILGIPANILINKEGVVVGKNLFGDTLGARLSEIIK
- the glyA gene encoding serine hydroxymethyltransferase, which produces MQQDRQIFDLILKEQKRQIRGIELIASENYVSDDVKEAVGSVLTNKYAEGYPGKRYYGGCEVVDVIEQMAIDRAKELFGAAYANVQPHSGSQANVAVYHACLNPGDTILGFNLSHGGHSTHGSPANFSGQLYNPVFYGVDKETKLLDYDKIQEIALKEKPKLIIAGASTYSRDLDFERFRVIADSVGAILFADISHLAGLIAKGLLNNPIPHCHIVSTTTHKTLRGPRGGLILMGKDFEDPCGSTNLKGEIRMMSTLLDLAVFPGNQGGPLMHIIAAKAVAFGEALQEEFYVYATQIQKNAKAMADAFLKKGYSIVSGGTDNHMMLIDLTNKGISGKDAENALVRAEITVNKNMIPFDEKLPSETSGIRIGTAAITTRGLIEADMEKIVALIDKVLINHKSQQIIEEVSNSVNEMMNERRIFV
- a CDS encoding FecR domain-containing protein, whose product is MTLKKSERLIVKFITNEASIEEIEILTKWLEDKENQIVFKDFVKVNYLIDYTSNTFDPVLLKKELMDKIKTEKSIFYKSRTRSYFKYAAILMLFLAGVYYYKNLNFSNSKQNIVVPREDVIVLQMDNGEVQVINPSNSQNLTDKFGKVIGKQDKNKLAYSNIFSGSELVYNTLKIPYGKKFEVALSDGTIVHLNSGSSLRYPVRFLKDHGREVYLTGEAFFEVTKDKKHPFTVNAQDLNVEVLGTKFNVNNYREDFSTNVVLVEGKVSLYKDKKTNSNQVYLTPGLKGSSLTGQQKITTEQVDTELYTDWVKGILVFKNASFDNIIKKLEREYNITFINQNRMLGKEVFNARFDNEPIEVVLKYLSDSYAIDYTIEEDKIIIK
- a CDS encoding SusC/RagA family TonB-linked outer membrane protein, yielding MKKLLNPIRFDKPFLKFDLKMKLTTLFLFTAMSVIQASVGYSQKTKVSLNINNMSVAKVIEKIESTTDFNFVYNVKSVDLDRSINIKVKNENIETVLKLIFKNTSTEYKISGTHVVLMAKKVTVPEEIIPIKKNSNVSIVKGKVTDAQGIPLPGTTVSDTQSSTIVTTDFNGDYEITVVNLETALKFSFVGFKTQIIKVAGKSIINAVLELEKNEMDELVIIGYGTTTKRTSTGSVSTITKKEIEKQPVSNVLKAMEGTVAGVDVVNTGGYASGQVQITIRGKKDLYSAASPSTPLYIIDGIPLITSNGDVNNSGLNQNGFLGTNGGQSPLYFINPQDIESISILKDGDATAIYGSRGANGVVLITTKKGNNKKSTFNVSAYSGVQMNPKKIKMLDTKQYLEMRREALQNDGIVPNASNATDLVNWDPNRYTDWQDELGAGSLTNDLQLSYSGGDEYNSFRFSGGLHSETPPVAKGFKNDFKDNRLSGMFNFNHVSSDGKFNSSIMMNYAYTTTKLPGGNTYSFTVAPNAPSILNKDGRLNWDEWNQGSNGLDLIPYNFTNFFQGYEAKSRNFMTNLDLSYKFLDNLEFSSSFGFSSTDQEQINLVPAFSQGSDPALYDNITRFGNNAFNGWIVEPKITYNTSISKGNLQIMGGVTLQENITDGESIQANGFVNESLMRDLGSGKIQFTQTNYSQFRFASYYGRVRYNWLDRYILNLTGRADYSSRFKSGSQQGNFGSIGAAWVFTEEEFLRDNSWLSFGKLRGSYGTTGSASSGDYKYIELWKALYNYDGTPTLNLIQPYNENYSWQVNKKTDIGLELGFLNNAITLNAAWYRERSDSQLVTIPLAGFTGFSNSTVPGNIPATVQNQGWEFTFTSNNISGKDFKWRTSFNISLNTNKVVAFADLENYPSYKYQYVVGMPTTIQFLLKYKGVNPQNGQYSFEDLDNNGVIDANPGSKDLHPVDLTPKFYGGLQNNFTYKNLEFDFLFTFKKQKGFYGVGTDYIPGTALQNQPIAVMERWRNPGDITNVRAFTTTATEDYYQFTSSDANIVDASYIRLQNISLSYKIPQRSFIGTDKIDINLFLRGQNLFTITSYKGTDAANPSRNVNSFPSPSIYTMGVNCSF
- a CDS encoding M16 family metallopeptidase; translation: MPADNEKIPLDKAVRTGKLPNGFTYYIRRNLKPEGRVSLYLANKVGAIQEDEDQLGAAHFLEHMNFNGTVNFPKNELVDYLQKIGVSFGADLNAMTTFDATIYQLPIPTDNPEFIKKGLTIMHDWAQGASLETDEINAERGIILEEMRSRDNVMQRTMMQYTPVVLNQSKYASRWPIGTEESIKKMTPEAIRRFHHDWYRPNLQALVVVGDINVDEMEKQIRKQFSDLKNPVNERSAEVDKVKLAGKNNFISITDKEADGTMIMVVVKTPEIVVRTIADYKETFKRQIFNDIMSDRYNVVSLNDNLQFIGATVNISPFLGKIDLLSGMVALKPGQYEDGFKAMWREHEIAKRFGFTENEIKTSKKSILDGLALALIEKSNAQSSGYVDEYVRVFLTDEAAAGIVKENEISIAAVNEITQADMHEFIKRMMSDTNRDIIITSAEKYKDVLPNQAAVESWMQEVAKEDLKPYNDKKDNRPLMAKKPSPGKVKSTKSIASLSITELTLSNGLKVILKPTKYRNDQIVINGFGPGGTSIYSDADFESAANATELISGAGVGEFSKIDISKISMANQMGINPIIDENYQELMGSCITSSLEKQLQLIHLYMAKPKLDTNYYANWVDRTKAELAEPSNSPQSSSNDTIISVFHNYNPRFKTATIEDLKKININRAFEIYKERFGNARNFTFVIIGSFNPKTITPLLETYLGSLPSLPNKDSIVNLNIHPAPGKITKMVYKGNGNLSNVTMIFSGKYSYGVKNNMQLIALKSILDYKLTERLREIESGVYSPSVSVNYSKIPNNDYSVFISFSCSPDNYERLIAATLDEVKKLKDNGALLTDIEKFHEESMRHHQIMLKENYFWMSYITRSYKNGDNLENILEYEKNIKNIQANNIKEAANTFLSGDNLIKVILLPENYATKSNK